The genomic window CCGCGCGCTGGATCGCGCGGGCATCGGGGATCGGCTGCGGGTCATCAACATGGCCTCGCGCAACACGGTTACCGGTACGGTTCTGTCCGACGGTCTGGTCGGGGTCGGGATGCTGCAATGAAGATACGGTATTTCATCGGCTTTCTTGGCCTGTATGTTCTGATCATGGGTGCCGGGTGCAGCCGTCTGGAAAATGTCGGGCGCGCCCCGGCATTAAGCTCCCCCATGGGCGGGAACGAGATACTGGCGATGACATCGGCCCCTTTCCCGGCCGATGCGCCGGATACGGATTTGCGGCGTGAGGCCTCATTATGGAATGCCGGTCGGCAATCCCTGCTGGGGGACCGGCGTGCAGGCACACGCGGGGATATTGTGACCGTGGTGATCGAGATTGATGAAAGCGCCGAGATTTCCAACAGCACCAACCGCTCGCGCAGCGGGTCTGAACAATTGTCCCTGCCATCGCTTTTCGGCATCCCGCAGCGGATTGATGACCGTTTGCCTGACGGGGCCAGCATGGCCGACGCGGTCAGCACCACCTCCTCCAGCGAATCTGGCGGCGATGGTTCTGTCCGGCGCAATGAAGCCCTGACCCTGCGGGTCGCGGCCACGGTCACGGATGTGTTGCAGAACGGGGTTCTGCGGATCGAGGGCAGCCAGGAGGTTCGGGTGAATTTCGAGATACGGGAACTGCTGATCTCGGGCTTTGTGCGGCCCGAGGATATCTCACGCCGGAACGAGATCACCTATGACAAGATCGCCGCAGCGCGGATTTCCTATGGCGGGCGCGGGCAGATCACCGATGTGCAGCAACCGCGTTATGGCCAGCAAATCGCCGATATCGTTCTGCCGTTCTGAGGTGTTGTGATGATCCGTATCCTGATCCCTGTTGTCCTGCTTCTGTTGGGCCTGGGCGGCGGTCTGGCCGCCGGTGTCATAAGCATGAGAGGCGGTGGAGATCATCATGGCGAAGACCCGGCCGCCCATGGAGAGATGGCCGGGGATGACCACGGCGCGGGTGATGCGCATGGTACAGATGACCATGCCGCCAATGATCATGGCGGGGGTCATGATGATGGCCATATGCACAGCAATGACCCGGAATATGTGCGCCTGAACAACCAGTTCGTGGTGCCGATCGTGCGCCATGGAAATGTCCGCTCGATGGTGGTTCTGTCCCTGACCCTGGAGGTCGCGCCGGGCCGGAACGAGGCTGTGTTTCAGCGGGAACCAAGACTGCGGGATGCGTTTCTTCGTGTCATGTTCGCCCATGCAAATGCCGGCGGGTTCGATGGCAGTTTCACCGAAGCCGCCGCAATGATGCCGCTGCGTGAAGCGTTGCGTGAGGCGGCGATTGACGTTCTGGGTGAGATTGCCATGGATGTGTTGATTGTCGATATCGTGCGTCAGGATGCCTGAGTAACCAGGCTTTCCAGGGCTTGGCGGCGGCCCTCTGCCTGTCGGGCATATGCCTGCTTTTCCAACCGTTTGGCCTGTGCGATTGCCAAGTGTTGAAGCAGATCTGCCCGGCGGTCGTTCCGGGCCCTCTGCCATTTCGCAACAATCGCCTCCTCTGCCAGATCGGGCGCCACCGACACTGCCTGTGCCGTCATCTGTGACAGAGTGTCCAACCTTACCTCAAGCGCGGCGCAGTCCCGGGTTGCGCGGGCCAGATCCTGACAGGCCCGGTCGGCCAGAACCGTCGCGATCTGCAACAGCCCGGCCAGTTTTGGATCAGGCTTTGCAGTCATCGTGCCATCGTTTTTGCCTTGGCCCGGATGGCATCGGCAAAGCGGATGGCGGCGGCCACCGCCCGGAAATGATCAGGGGCAATCGGCGCCCCGATATCAATCACCGCATGCAGCGCCCGCGCTGTGGGCGGATCGTGGAAAACGGGCACGCCGTTTTCGGCGGCAATCTCGCGGATGCGCCCGGCAATCTCGTCCACGCCCTTGGCCACGCAGATCGGCACGGTGCCCCGGCCACGATCCCATTTCAGGGCAACGGCGTAATGGGTGGGGTTGACCACCACCACATCTGCGCCGGGCACATCGCGCAGCATCTGGTTCATGGCCAGATCATACCCGCGCTGCCGCCGCTGCTGTTTCAGATGCGGGTCGCCTTCGCTTTGTCTGGTCTCATCCATAACCTCCTGTCGGCTCATCCGGTTCTTGCGCTGATGTTCGGCATATTGCCAAAGGTAATCGACTGCCCCGACCAGAAGGGCGATCAGGAACACAAAAGCCAGAAACGCCATGACCAGTTGGCACAGCGCAAGCATGATCTGCCCGTCAGAGGCGTAGATCGCGCTGAGAATCTGATCGGACCGGGCCCATAGGAACGCCGCCAGAAGGACGGAATATATCACCAGTTTGGCGCTGGATTTCGCGAATTCGAACAGGCCACCCGCCCCCAATTTGTTCTTTGCATTGGACAGCGGAGATATCCGCGACAGTTTTGGCGCCAGTTTCGAGGGCGTGAACACAATCGCCTGTTGGGCAAAAAGCGATATGAGCAACAGGGCGGCGGGGGCGCGATCAGGGTCAGAAACCCGATCATGACGATGCGGATCATTCCTGCGCTTAAACTCTGCCCGCCGGGAGACAGGATAAGTGTGGCCAGACTGTCGGCCTGCGCGAAAACACCCTGCGCCAGATCACCCAGATCTGTCCCCACGGCCTGACCGAACAAAGCTGCGCCAAGCAGCATGCCGCCATATATCACCGCCGTGTTGAGATCGGTGGAGCGGACAATCTCTCCCTTCCGGCGTGCCTCTTCCAGCTTTTTGGGTGTTGGGTCAAAAGGCTTGTCACCGCTGGCCTGATCCTCGCTCATCACGGCATCCCGAACGGGTTGGCAAGCCGTGCCTCGAACAGGGAAAACCACAGGGGCAGGATAAACGGTGTGGTCACCAGCAGTAAAAGCAGCCCGCCAAAAGTGATTGCCGGGGCACCGACAAAGGCGACCATCAGTTGCGGCATCGCCTTGTTGATCACGCCTAGCGCGACATTGTAGAGAAGCGAGGCAATCAGGAATGGCGCGGCCAGCGAAAAGGCCAGGGAAAACGTTGCCGCCACCTGCCCCACGATCCAGGCGCCGGTATCGCCGTGGAACGGGAATATGCCCGCAGGCAGAATATCATAGGAGTGCAGGAAGGTCCGGGCCAGATGCACATGCAGGCCGGACATGACCACCAGGGCCAGCCCGGACAGCATCAGCAAACTGCCCATCGCCGGTTGCGCATCGGGCAATGCCCCCCCCATGATTTGTGACAGGGATGTGGCCTGAGCGGCCATCACGCCCGCGATCTGCAACCCGTGAATGACAAGCCGCAATGATACGCCGATCATCAGGCCGATCGTGGCTTCGGTCAGGAAGAACCGGGTGGGTGGCAGGCCATCTGCGGGCAGAGGCAGCAGATCGGGGCCAAGGGCCGGCACAAGGATCGCGGTGAAGGCAATCGCGGCCCCAAGACGCACGCGCAGGGGGATGAAAGCCTCGCCAAATCCCGGCAGCGCCAGAAACGCCGCCCCGATCCGCAGAAAGACGGCCGCGGCCAGCCCAAGCCAGGCCTGCACTGATGGAAACAGCTCGGCCAGCAGCACGATCATGGGGCGGCCAGCCCGACCAGGGCGGGTTTCCCTTCAAGCCCGATCTCTTCAAAGGACAGGACAGGGTTGGTGATGCCCCGCGCAGTCAGGACCGTGCGCACAAAGCGCCGCCGGATCGCCGAGGTGACAATCGCCGCATACGTGCCGTTTTCGCTGGCCTGCGAGACCTTGTCGCCGATGCTTTTGGCCAGTTTGTTGAAGTCCTCCGGCGGCAGGGCGATATCCGGCAGGCCGGTATCGCCGGGCATCTGATGTTGTTGAAACACATCCTCCCACTGGCCTGCCAGCTGGATCAGCGGCAGGCTGCCATCGGCGCGGCGCAGATCGGCGATCAACTGGGCGCCAAGCCGCTGGCGTACATGTTCGCAAATCAGGTCCGGCTGCGGGGCCGAGGGGCGAATCTCGGCAATCGCTTCCAGGATCAGCGGCAGATTGCGGATCGAAACCTGCTCCGACAGGAGCAAGCGCAACACCGCATGCAGCAGATCAAGGGGTACTTTTTCAGGCACCAGTTCTTCCAGCAAACGGCGGTTTTCCTCTGACCGCGCCGGGTCGCTGAGCGTTACAAACGCATCCAGCTGCCGTTGCAGGGCCTTGAAGGTCAACAGCCGCGACAGGTTGCGTTTCAGGGTTTCCAGCAGATGGGTGGCCAGCACTTCCGACGGGGCCACCGCCGTCAGCCCCAGCAGTGCGGCCTGTTCCCTGTCGGCGGCCGAAATCCAGCGCGCGGGCGCGCCATAGACCGGTTCCTCCACATCCTTTCCGGGCGGCAGGGTGCCATCGCTGTCACCCTTCAGAATAAGAACCCCGTTGGTATCCAGATGGTCGCGGGCATGTTCCACCCCGTGAATGCGCACCGTATAGGTGCCGGGCGGCAGATCGGCCCGGTCGGTCAGGCGCATTTCCGGCAGGATCAGGCCAAAACCGCGCGCCACATGATCGCGCATATTGCGGATGCGCGCATCAAGCCCGGTGGCCGGGTCCAGGGCAAGGCTGACCAGATCGGGGGCAAATTCCACATGGATATCATCCAGGTCAAGCACGTCGCCGATTGTCTCGCCCTGTGCGGTTTCATCGGTCTCTATGGCCGGGATATGTGCCGCTTCTTTTTCCTGCTTCAGGGCGCTGAATTTCAGCCGCGCGGCGGTGCCCAGGGCGATGGCGCCGATGACAAAGGGCACAAATGGCAAGCCCGGCACCAGGGCAAAGACCCCCATCAGAATGGCCACCGTGGCCAGCGCAGAAGGGTAGCGCCCCAATTGTCCGATCAGGGCGGCATCCGTGGCCCCGGTTGCGCCCCCCGGGCCAGCAACAGGGCCGAGGCGATCGCGATAATCACCGCCGGGATCTGCGAGACCAGCCCGTCGCCCACCGTCAGGATCGAATAGGTTTCAAAGGCCTGACCAAGCGGCATGCCATGGATCACCGTGCCGATGATCAACCCCATCACCAGGTTCAGAAGGGTGATCAGCAGCCCTGCAATCGCATCGCCCTTGACGAATTTCGAAGCCCCGTCGAGAGAGCCGAAAAACGTCGTTTCGGCCTGTTCACGTTCGCGGCGGTCCTTCGCCTCTGTATGGTCGATGGCCCCGGCTGACATATCTGCATCAATCGCCAGTTGTTTGCCGGGCATCCCGTCCAGCGCAAACCGCGCGCCCACCTCGGCCATGCGCGCCGCGCCTTTGTTGATGACGATGAAATTCACGATCAGCAGAACGCCGAAAATCACCAGCCCCATGATCACGCTGCCGCCCATGACAAACATGGCAAAGCCTTCGATCACCCCGCCCGCCGCCGAGGTGCCCGTATGCCCCGCGCCGATGATCAGCTTGGTGGAGGAGACATTCAGCGACAGTCGCAGCATCAAAGAGGCCAGAAGCACCGTCGGGAAGGAGGAAAAATCAAGTGGCCGCTCGACAAACAGCGTGACGGTGAAAATCAGGATTGCAAGCCCGAATGAGGCGGCCAGCCCCACATCCAGAACCCAGGACGGGACCGGCAGGATCATCATCAGGATGACCGCCATCAGGGCCAGCGCGAACAGGATCGTCGGCTGGAATATCGTGTGGAGCCTGCCCATCACATATGCCGGAACAGGGCCCGGGCGCCGCCAGTCAGGCGCGGAACCAGTGAGCCATGATGGGCGCTTGCGGCGGCGCCGGATTGCAGCAGGGGAAAACGGTTTGGCCGATCTGCAGGGCGGGGGTCCGCCACAGGCGCTGTGTCGATTGTGGCAGGTGTATCCAGCGCCGCAAGCTGTTGGTGATATCTGGCGAGGTAATTTGTGGCATGTTCAGGCCTGCGGGAATGATAGGCCCCGGCGGCGGCATCCCAACTGCCAAGCTCCCCCTGCAGCCGGGTCAGAAACGCGGCCGCATAGCGCGCATTTGTATCCGGGTCGAACATCGCGTCAAGCGAGGCGAAGGCGGCCCCGTGCCAGTGATAATTGATCTGGAAGCACCCGATATCAAACCGGGTGGCGCCACCCGCCTGATGCCGGGTGGCATAGGCCAGTGCCTCGGCCCGGCTCTGAAACCACAGGCCATGGCCCTCCATATTCACGGTCCAGGGCCAGGGTTGGGTCTGCCCGTTCCGGCGGCGCCCGGTCTCGGTACGGGTGATCGCCAACAGGACCTCAAGGGGCACGCCGCTGGACCGGCTGGCCTGATCAGCGGCGCGGTCGCAGATATGATGCGGATCGGCCCGCGCTTCCGATGCAAAACAGGGCTGTGGCAGGGCAAGCAGGCCGCAAAGCAGTATCTGCTTTATCCAGATATGAAGGCCATGGCAGTGGCGCCGCAAAGCGGTGTCAGGCATGTGTGGTCTCGCAGTTCTTGCAAGGCATCGGATCGGGTCAGGTTAAGCGCCAGTGTTTACCAATCCGTTAGGGCGAAATCGTTTTATTCTGCACAACCGCTCATCGAAATTCGCGTTCGAGATCAGCGGTTTGCTGATCGAGAGGCAGAGAATTTTGATTCAGATTAAACGATTTCTGCCTTAGTCCGGCGCGGAAAGGGCGGGGGCGGTGTTGAGGATCAACGCGACCAGAGCGCGGGTTTCACCGCTGTCGGAAACCGCCTGACGTATCGTCTGCAGATCAACGGTCCCCGGGGTGGAGAAGGATTGTCGGGCAAGGTTACGGCCAGTGTCGCAAATTCGGCATGGGGGCCGGCGGGCATTGCTGACAGCGCAGGCCAATCCCCGTGGCGCCATGCCAGTGCCAGCGCATGATCTGCCGGGGTGGCCATTGCATCCTCTGGCGGTGCGTCCATCGGCAGGCCGGGCGGGGCCAGGCGAAAGGCCAGATCGGGCAGGCCCTCGGTCAGAAACCGTTCGGCGATGTTGCTGCGCAAGGCTTGAGTTCCGCGGGTTTGTTGCCACTGATCGGCCCGCGCGGTTGTCAGAAGCACCAGACCGGTCAGATCCTGTTGCCCGGCCTGGTGCGCAAAAAGCTCTGTGATCATGGCCTGGGTGATATCGGGGTCTGTCGTCATCGCGGCAAGGTCCAGCGCCCGGTCCAGATTGCCCGTTGCCGCATGGGCAAGCAGGATTTCGGACCAGAGCGAGTTGAGCGCCGGGCCCGCCCCGGTTTCGCGCAGCAGGGCATCGGCGGCGGTCAGTCGCTCGGCTGAGACCCGGGCGCCTTCCTGCCGGTGCAGGGCCAGATAGCGGCGCATCGCTTCGGGGGCATTGCCGGTATCGCTGCGCATCACCTGTTCCAACCCGGTTTCCATCGCTGCGGTCGTGGCGTTGTGATCCATTTCCATGTCGACAAGGAATTGCGCGGTGTCGGTCAACCGGTTGCCCCGGGCCAGGGCATCGCGCACATCCTGCGCGGCAGCCATGCGGTTTTCATCGAGGAAGCGGCGCACCAGCCCTGGCCCCATCAGGTCGCGCAACCCGTGCGGGTGCCGGGCAAAGGCGCGCAGGATAATCCGGGTTTCCTCATCGCTGAGTGGCCTGTCACCGGGTGCATCCAGATAACGCCAGAGGATTTCAGTGCCATTGCATCCGATTGTGGTGTCGATGGCGCTGAAAACCGGGTGACCGGTATCGGTCAGAAAACCGGCCATCGCCAGCAATGCCGGTGGCGCATCGGCAAGCTGGTTGAGCCAGAACAGGGCCTCGGCCCCGAAACCGTAATAGATATAGTATTTTGCGAGGGCGAGGGCGGCGGCGGGCACCACCCGGTCACGGTCATCATAAAGCCGGGCGCGGAGCCAGCCGATTTCCTGCTCGAAACCGGCCCCGCTTGCCCATGTGCTGATATCAAGATCGGTTCCGGGTGGGCAGGACAGCGGGGTCTGTACCGGCACTGGCCCCTCGCGTCCGTGATGCAGCGCATCAAAGGCGGTTTCCGCCCTGAGGCCCGGGCCCGGGTCGTGCATGCGCGCCATCGGTATGTGACCTGATTGGGCATGATCCGATATGTCCGGGTCTGTGGTGGCGGGTGTGTCCACCGGCGCGGGCTGTGCCTGTTGTGCGGGGCGCGGATCAGCCGCCGATAAGGGTTGCAGCGGGGCTGCCTCAAGCAGGCCCGCAGCTGAGGCGCGGGCCAGTTGTTCGGTCAGAAGCGCCGCGGCTTCGTCAAGCCGGGGGTCGGGTGCCAGGGCGGGGGGCGGGATGACCGGCCGGTCTTCGGGCAGGTCAAAGACGATCTGCGGTATTGTAAACGGATTGGGCAGGGGGGGCAGCTGGCCATGCATTGATGTTGTGCGCGGGCCATCGGGCCCCGTTTCGGGGCCGGCTGGCGCAGGGTCGGTGATGTCGATCACCAGATAGTCGTCACGGAACCGGTAAAGGCTCAACCCGCAGTTGCAGCCCAGGGTCAGGGTCAGCCCGGTATCGGTGGCAATCTCGGTCAGGCGCGCCCGGTCGATCCTGTCGAAAACACCTGAAACATCAAGCGGCGGTAAATCGGGGGAAAAGGAAAGCTGGCCAATATTCTCTCTCCTCTCAAGCTGCCAGGTCCTTTCAGCGCCGATGGGCAGGACAAGACGGGTAAACCCCTCATGGTCGCCTGACTGAACCGCCGCAACCTGCCCCCAGGCAAGACCGGCCCAGAGGAGCAAAGCGCCCAGAACCGCGCCGACGCGGGTCATTCTGCGGCCTGTTTCAGGGATTTAAGAGAGCTTTCCAGATCGCCAAAACTTGGGCGGACATGGCCGGGCGCGTTCTGTCGCCCGACTTCGATGCAGATATTCGTTGCGTGGTTGAACAGATTGGCAACCAGCACTTCGCGGATCAGGGCATAGAAATTCTGATCTTCCTCGACAACCGATTTCAGACGTGTCGCAAAGGGCCCGACAATGCCATAGGCCAGAAACACCCCCAGAAACGTCCCAACCAGCGCCCCGCCGATCATCTTGCCCAGAATTTCCGGGGGCTGGTCGATCGAGCTCATGGTTTTGATCACCCCCAGAACGGCGGCCACAATACCAAGCGCGGGCAGCCCGTCTGCCACGGTCTGCAACGCGTGGGTGGAATGCATGGCGTGATGCATCTGCGCTTCCAGACGCTTTTCCAGAACTTCCTCCACCTGATGCGGATCGTCATAGTTCATCGAGGCAGAACGCAGGGTGTCGCAGATCATCTCAACCGCGTCATAATCGGCCAGGATGCGCGGATACCGCCCGAAAATCGCTGAGGATTCGGGCATTTCGATATGCTCTTCCTGGGCGACTGCGTTCTGGCGGCCAAGGTGGATCAGCTCAAACAGCAGGCACAGAAGGTCGTGATAATCACCGGGCTGCCAATGGGGGCCCTTGAACACTTTCTTGATGTCTTTCAGCGTGTGTTTCGCACCCGACGTATGGTTGGACAGCACAAAAGCCCCGATCGCAGCCCCGGCGATCATGGTGAATTCATAGGGCAGCGACTTGATGATGATGCCCAGCTTGCCGCCAGCGGCCATATAGCCGCCAAACACGGTCAAAAACACGATAAGAATGCCAATCAGGCTGATCATGCGCGGGGCCTCATCTTCGATATGCGGGCGATAGATGTCACAGAGGGATTAATTTTCGGTCTCCACCATCTCGGGCAGGCGGGGCGCTGCCGCATTCCGCGTCGCGACCAGAACCGATATGGCATAGGCGGTTTCCGGGGGCATTTCGGCCAGAAGTGCCGCGCCCGCATCGGGGCGCATGCGGGCCAGAAACCCGGCGGCAAAGCTGGGCTCCATCTGTTCAAACAGCGGCGCGGCGGTGTCAGGGCTCATGGTTTCATAGACCTGGGTCAGACGACCCAGATCGGTTTCCGCGGCACTGTCAGACAGGGCTATAAGCGCTTCAAGCCGGTCTTCCAGCGCGGCAAGCCCGGCCATCCGGTCTTCGACCACGCTCTGCGCGGCGGCAAGCGCCTGCTCGCGCCCGTCCAGTGCGGCTTCACGGGTATCCAGAATTTCTGCGCGGCCCTGAAC from Rhodophyticola sp. CCM32 includes these protein-coding regions:
- the flgH gene encoding flagellar basal body L-ring protein FlgH gives rise to the protein MKIRYFIGFLGLYVLIMGAGCSRLENVGRAPALSSPMGGNEILAMTSAPFPADAPDTDLRREASLWNAGRQSLLGDRRAGTRGDIVTVVIEIDESAEISNSTNRSRSGSEQLSLPSLFGIPQRIDDRLPDGASMADAVSTTSSSESGGDGSVRRNEALTLRVAATVTDVLQNGVLRIEGSQEVRVNFEIRELLISGFVRPEDISRRNEITYDKIAAARISYGGRGQITDVQQPRYGQQIADIVLPF
- a CDS encoding flagellar basal body-associated FliL family protein is translated as MIRILIPVVLLLLGLGGGLAAGVISMRGGGDHHGEDPAAHGEMAGDDHGAGDAHGTDDHAANDHGGGHDDGHMHSNDPEYVRLNNQFVVPIVRHGNVRSMVVLSLTLEVAPGRNEAVFQREPRLRDAFLRVMFAHANAGGFDGSFTEAAAMMPLREALREAAIDVLGEIAMDVLIVDIVRQDA
- a CDS encoding EscU/YscU/HrcU family type III secretion system export apparatus switch protein, translated to MAPKLSRISPLSNAKNKLGAGGLFEFAKSSAKLVIYSVLLAAFLWARSDQILSAIYASDGQIMLALCQLVMAFLAFVFLIALLVGAVDYLWQYAEHQRKNRMSRQEVMDETRQSEGDPHLKQQRRQRGYDLAMNQMLRDVPGADVVVVNPTHYAVALKWDRGRGTVPICVAKGVDEIAGRIREIAAENGVPVFHDPPTARALHAVIDIGAPIAPDHFRAVAAAIRFADAIRAKAKTMAR
- a CDS encoding EscU/YscU/HrcU family type III secretion system export apparatus switch protein — translated: MSEDQASGDKPFDPTPKKLEEARRKGEIVRSTDLNTAVIYGGMLLGAALFGQAVGTDLGDLAQGVFAQADSLATLILSPGGQSLSAGMIRIVMIGFLTLIAPPPPCCSYRFLPNRRLCSRPRNWRQNCRGYLRCPMQRTNWGRVACSNSRNPAPNW
- a CDS encoding flagellar biosynthetic protein FliR → MIVLLAELFPSVQAWLGLAAAVFLRIGAAFLALPGFGEAFIPLRVRLGAAIAFTAILVPALGPDLLPLPADGLPPTRFFLTEATIGLMIGVSLRLVIHGLQIAGVMAAQATSLSQIMGGALPDAQPAMGSLLMLSGLALVVMSGLHVHLARTFLHSYDILPAGIFPFHGDTGAWIVGQVAATFSLAFSLAAPFLIASLLYNVALGVINKAMPQLMVAFVGAPAITFGGLLLLLVTTPFILPLWFSLFEARLANPFGMP
- a CDS encoding transglycosylase SLT domain-containing protein, whose product is MPDTALRRHCHGLHIWIKQILLCGLLALPQPCFASEARADPHHICDRAADQASRSSGVPLEVLLAITRTETGRRRNGQTQPWPWTVNMEGHGLWFQSRAEALAYATRHQAGGATRFDIGCFQINYHWHGAAFASLDAMFDPDTNARYAAAFLTRLQGELGSWDAAAGAYHSRRPEHATNYLARYHQQLAALDTPATIDTAPVADPRPADRPNRFPLLQSGAAASAHHGSLVPRLTGGARALFRHM
- the motA gene encoding flagellar motor stator protein MotA; the encoded protein is MISLIGILIVFLTVFGGYMAAGGKLGIIIKSLPYEFTMIAGAAIGAFVLSNHTSGAKHTLKDIKKVFKGPHWQPGDYHDLLCLLFELIHLGRQNAVAQEEHIEMPESSAIFGRYPRILADYDAVEMICDTLRSASMNYDDPHQVEEVLEKRLEAQMHHAMHSTHALQTVADGLPALGIVAAVLGVIKTMSSIDQPPEILGKMIGGALVGTFLGVFLAYGIVGPFATRLKSVVEEDQNFYALIREVLVANLFNHATNICIEVGRQNAPGHVRPSFGDLESSLKSLKQAAE
- a CDS encoding MotE family protein codes for the protein MSRTCPPRTPRWRQRGILLLLFAGFALSGILRLGTMNMARASGHETHDMAPDEAGLICPTTEPLRDALTLVQGRAEILDTREAALDGREQALAAAQSVVEDRMAGLAALEDRLEALIALSDSAAETDLGRLTQVYETMSPDTAAPLFEQMEPSFAAGFLARMRPDAGAALLAEMPPETAYAISVLVATRNAAAPRLPEMVETEN